Proteins encoded together in one Shewanella acanthi window:
- a CDS encoding M2 family metallopeptidase, which translates to MAKKLNRPTYIALTVALALGLSACNDEASQIPPTKERVPTAAKAPTSEEAIAFIKDSEAQMAQLSIESNRAEWIYSNFITDDTAALSAAVGEKVSAASVQFATQAAQFANVDLDPVNARKLNMLRSALVLPAPLDPAKNAELAKISSELNGLYGKGKYCFSNGKCMTQPELSSLMAESRDPAKLLEAWKGWREIAKPMRPLFQREVELANEGAKDLGYANLSELWRSQYDMKPDDFSQELDRLWGQVKPLYESLHCYVRGELNNEYGDTVAPTSGPIPAHLLGNMWAQQWSNIYDLVAPDNADPGYDVTELLEDKGYDEHKMVKQAETFFTSLGFAPLPDSFWDRSLFVQPKDRDVVCHASAWDLDNLDDIRIKMCIQKTAEDFTVIHHELGHNFYQRAYKQQPFLFKNSANDGFHEAIGDTIALSITPSYLKQIGLLEDVPDASKDIGLLLKQALDKIAFLPFGLMIDQWRWKVFSGEITPEQYNQAWWDLREKYQGVKAPIDRNETDFDPGAKYHVPGNVPYTRYFLAHILQFQFHKALCDKAGETGPVHRCSIYGNKAAGDKLNKMLELGSSQPWQVALKEVTGSDAMDAKAVLDYFAPLQTWLDEQNKASNRQCGW; encoded by the coding sequence ATGGCCAAAAAACTCAATCGCCCCACTTATATAGCGCTCACCGTCGCGCTTGCACTTGGTCTTAGTGCATGTAACGACGAAGCCTCACAAATACCACCTACTAAGGAACGTGTTCCCACTGCGGCAAAAGCACCGACATCAGAAGAAGCCATTGCTTTTATTAAGGATTCTGAAGCACAGATGGCTCAGCTTTCTATCGAATCTAATCGCGCCGAATGGATTTACAGCAATTTTATCACCGATGATACCGCCGCTCTTTCAGCCGCTGTCGGCGAAAAAGTCAGTGCGGCATCGGTACAATTTGCCACTCAAGCGGCACAATTTGCCAACGTAGACCTAGACCCTGTTAATGCACGTAAACTTAACATGTTACGCAGTGCTTTAGTGTTACCTGCACCATTAGATCCCGCCAAAAATGCTGAACTTGCTAAGATCAGCTCGGAATTAAATGGTCTATATGGCAAAGGGAAATACTGTTTTTCAAACGGTAAGTGTATGACGCAGCCAGAGCTTTCGAGCCTGATGGCCGAATCTCGCGATCCTGCCAAGCTTCTAGAAGCATGGAAAGGATGGCGTGAAATTGCTAAACCGATGCGCCCGCTGTTCCAACGTGAAGTGGAACTAGCCAACGAAGGCGCCAAAGATTTAGGTTATGCCAACCTATCTGAGTTATGGCGCAGCCAGTACGACATGAAGCCCGATGACTTTTCTCAAGAATTAGACCGTCTTTGGGGTCAAGTAAAACCCCTTTACGAATCACTGCACTGTTATGTTCGTGGTGAACTGAACAACGAATACGGTGATACCGTTGCCCCCACTAGTGGCCCAATTCCAGCGCATTTGCTCGGTAATATGTGGGCACAGCAATGGAGCAATATTTACGACTTAGTTGCACCGGATAATGCCGATCCTGGCTACGATGTGACCGAACTGCTCGAAGATAAAGGTTATGATGAGCACAAAATGGTTAAGCAAGCCGAAACCTTCTTCACTTCACTAGGTTTTGCGCCATTACCAGACAGCTTTTGGGATCGCTCGCTGTTTGTGCAACCAAAGGATCGTGATGTGGTCTGCCATGCATCCGCCTGGGATTTAGACAACTTGGATGATATTCGTATCAAGATGTGTATCCAGAAAACGGCGGAAGACTTTACGGTTATTCATCATGAATTGGGGCATAACTTCTATCAACGTGCCTATAAACAGCAGCCATTCCTATTTAAGAACAGTGCTAACGATGGTTTCCATGAAGCCATTGGCGATACTATCGCATTGTCAATCACCCCAAGCTACCTTAAGCAAATCGGTCTGTTAGAAGACGTACCCGATGCATCGAAGGATATCGGTTTGCTGCTGAAACAAGCATTAGACAAGATTGCCTTCCTCCCATTTGGGCTGATGATTGACCAGTGGCGCTGGAAAGTTTTCAGCGGAGAAATCACACCTGAGCAATATAACCAAGCTTGGTGGGATTTACGCGAGAAATACCAAGGCGTAAAAGCCCCAATCGATCGTAACGAAACCGACTTTGACCCTGGTGCAAAATACCACGTGCCGGGCAACGTGCCTTACACTCGCTACTTCTTAGCCCATATCCTGCAGTTCCAATTCCACAAGGCGCTGTGTGATAAGGCAGGCGAAACAGGCCCTGTCCATAGATGCAGTATTTACGGCAATAAGGCTGCCGGTGACAAACTCAATAAGATGTTGGAGCTGGGTTCAAGCCAGCCTTGGCAAGTTGCACTGAAGGAAGTGACAGGTTCCGATGCGATGGACGCTAAAGCAGTACTAGATTACTTTGCGCCGCTGCAAACTTGGCTAGATGAGCAAAACAAAGCCTCTAATCGCCAATGTGGCTGGTAA
- the queE gene encoding 7-carboxy-7-deazaguanine synthase QueE yields the protein MNYPVNEVFETIQGEGVFTGVPAIFLRLQGCPVGCAWCDTKQTWELLAENNVAPEDVIALDGSIGRWANHTPLSLIAAFNAKGFNAKHIVITGGEPCMYDLSELTDTFHREGYQTQIETSGTFEVKCAKETWVTVSPKVNMKGGYRVLSQALNRANEIKHPIATENHIAELDELLKDIDVSAKTICLQPISQKARATELAMKVCIERNWRLSIQTHKYLNID from the coding sequence ATGAATTACCCAGTCAACGAAGTCTTTGAAACGATTCAAGGTGAAGGTGTCTTTACCGGAGTCCCCGCCATTTTCCTGCGCCTGCAGGGATGTCCAGTGGGTTGTGCCTGGTGTGATACTAAACAGACTTGGGAGTTGCTTGCCGAAAATAACGTAGCGCCGGAGGATGTGATTGCGCTAGACGGTTCAATTGGACGTTGGGCCAACCATACTCCATTGAGTTTGATCGCCGCATTTAACGCGAAGGGCTTTAACGCAAAACATATCGTTATTACCGGCGGTGAACCCTGCATGTACGATTTGAGCGAGTTAACCGACACTTTCCACCGTGAGGGTTATCAAACTCAAATCGAGACCAGTGGTACCTTTGAGGTGAAATGTGCCAAGGAAACTTGGGTAACGGTTTCACCGAAAGTGAATATGAAGGGCGGTTATCGGGTGTTAAGTCAAGCACTTAACCGTGCGAATGAAATTAAGCATCCGATTGCAACAGAGAATCATATCGCTGAGCTCGATGAGTTATTAAAAGACATCGATGTTTCAGCAAAAACCATTTGCCTGCAACCGATTAGTCAAAAGGCGAGGGCGACCGAGCTTGCCATGAAAGTCTGTATTGAGCGTAACTGGCGTTTATCGATTCAGACCCACAAATATCTTAATATCGATTAA
- the rrtA gene encoding rhombosortase, with product MKNGPYWVAFAVTVICTSFYLAGLMLPEVDHLLSFRRSGIEQFEWWRLITGNLLHTNHWHLIMNLGGLWAVVFLHHFHYNVRGLTALFMLLCLLEGIGLYLGFPKLLGYVGLSGMLHGLFTFGAVQDIRCKMRSGYLLLLSVIIKVGHEQWFGASDDVTAMIGARVATESHLIGLICGLICAFAFMLRKPATSVTSS from the coding sequence ATGAAAAACGGCCCCTATTGGGTCGCATTTGCGGTCACAGTAATTTGTACCAGTTTCTATCTCGCTGGATTGATGTTGCCCGAGGTTGACCATCTCTTGAGTTTTCGCCGCAGTGGCATTGAGCAATTCGAATGGTGGCGCTTAATTACTGGTAATTTGCTGCACACCAATCATTGGCATTTGATAATGAATTTAGGCGGTTTGTGGGCAGTGGTGTTTTTGCACCACTTTCACTATAACGTTCGCGGCTTAACGGCATTATTCATGTTACTTTGTTTACTTGAGGGCATAGGACTTTATCTTGGTTTCCCTAAACTGTTAGGTTACGTAGGATTAAGTGGGATGCTCCATGGGCTCTTTACCTTTGGTGCAGTGCAGGATATACGTTGCAAAATGCGATCAGGTTATTTGCTGCTGCTAAGCGTTATCATCAAAGTTGGGCACGAGCAATGGTTTGGTGCCAGCGATGATGTTACTGCCATGATTGGTGCGCGGGTCGCGACGGAGTCACACCTCATCGGCTTAATCTGCGGCCTAATCTGCGCCTTCGCGTTTATGCTGCGAAAGCCAGCAACGAGTGTCACTTCCTCGTGA
- a CDS encoding VC2046/SO_2500 family protein, producing MQIDVPLINEVQIGPRLNAAIEHNRRGEFALLLSLLSADARDMAQFQFQKELSTDEKLQKQFDLPPKQCLIADLSAKDIVVDNSAVFSEQGKTAFQLQQALRPEALVIRGNESMAMTEALSNCDLTTRLRQRGQLQSPAMQPMHFAEQLAIQRHLVSVLATA from the coding sequence ATGCAAATCGATGTTCCTTTAATCAATGAAGTGCAAATTGGCCCACGCCTTAATGCTGCAATTGAGCATAACAGGCGGGGGGAATTCGCGTTGTTGCTGTCGCTTTTATCGGCAGACGCGCGCGATATGGCGCAATTTCAGTTTCAGAAGGAGCTCAGTACGGATGAAAAATTACAAAAGCAATTCGATTTACCCCCAAAACAATGTCTGATTGCCGATTTATCCGCTAAAGATATCGTGGTGGATAATAGCGCTGTCTTTAGTGAACAGGGCAAAACGGCATTTCAATTGCAACAAGCACTGCGCCCCGAAGCGTTGGTTATCCGCGGTAATGAATCCATGGCCATGACTGAAGCGCTCAGTAATTGCGATTTAACCACTCGGCTGCGTCAACGTGGTCAGTTGCAAAGTCCAGCAATGCAACCTATGCATTTTGCTGAGCAACTTGCCATACAGCGTCATCTAGTGTCGGTACTTGCTACAGCCTAA
- the uvrB gene encoding excinuclease ABC subunit UvrB gives MSETVFQLESQFAPAGDQPTAIAKLVDGLESGLACQTLLGVTGSGKTFTIANVIAKLGRPTIIMAPNKTLAAQLYGEMKEFFPNNAVEYFVSYYDYYQPEAYVPASNTFIEKDASVNAHIEQMRLSATKALLERKDVVLIASVSAIYGLGDPDSYMKMLLHLRHGDTMGQRDILRRLSELQYTRNDVELQRGTFRVRGEVIDIFPADSDRYGIRVELFDDEIDNLSEFDPLTGKIIRRVARTTVYPKTHYVTPREKILEATELIKQELRERKQYLLDNNKLIEAQRIHERVQYDVEMMVELGYCSGIENYSRYLSGRAPGEGPPTLLDYLPADGLLIIDESHVTVPQIGAMYKGDRSRKTTLVEYGFRLPSALDNRPLKFEEFEQLMPQTIYVSATPNPYELDKSGGEIVEQVVRPTGLLDPVLEVRPVSIQVDDLLSEVAKRVAVNERVLVTTLTKRMSEDLTEYLDEHGVKVRYLHSDIDTVERVEIIRDLRLGKFDVLVGINLLREGLDMPEVSLVCILDADKEGFLRSERSLIQTIGRAARNVNGKVILYADRITQSMAKAMGETERRREKQHAYNLANGIVPKGVVKRITDVMDVDDGRESQSSYSQVADNKPRRYQADAAQLSHDIDKLEKQMHEHARNLEFEQAAALRDEVKRLRELLIKA, from the coding sequence GTGTCAGAAACCGTATTCCAACTTGAATCTCAATTTGCCCCTGCAGGCGATCAACCCACGGCGATTGCCAAGTTAGTCGATGGCCTTGAATCGGGTCTAGCCTGTCAAACTTTACTTGGGGTAACAGGCTCAGGTAAAACCTTCACCATTGCCAATGTGATCGCCAAACTGGGTAGACCCACTATTATTATGGCGCCGAATAAAACATTAGCGGCCCAGCTCTATGGCGAGATGAAGGAGTTTTTCCCCAATAATGCAGTGGAATATTTTGTTTCCTATTACGACTACTATCAGCCTGAAGCCTATGTCCCTGCTTCCAATACCTTTATCGAAAAGGATGCCTCAGTAAACGCCCATATCGAACAGATGCGACTTTCTGCGACCAAGGCTTTGCTTGAACGTAAGGATGTTGTGTTAATTGCATCCGTTTCGGCGATTTATGGTCTCGGCGATCCCGACTCTTATATGAAGATGCTCCTACATCTGCGCCATGGCGATACCATGGGGCAGCGCGATATTTTGCGACGCTTAAGCGAGTTGCAGTACACCCGTAATGATGTTGAGTTACAGCGGGGGACATTTAGGGTTCGTGGTGAAGTGATTGATATTTTCCCCGCCGACTCCGATCGCTACGGCATTCGGGTTGAGCTTTTCGACGATGAAATTGATAATTTAAGTGAGTTTGACCCTTTAACGGGCAAGATTATTCGCCGCGTGGCGCGCACGACAGTGTATCCAAAGACCCACTATGTGACACCCCGTGAGAAAATCCTCGAAGCAACGGAGTTAATTAAGCAGGAGCTGCGCGAGCGTAAACAATATCTACTCGACAATAATAAGTTGATTGAAGCCCAACGTATCCACGAGCGGGTGCAATATGATGTCGAAATGATGGTGGAACTTGGTTATTGCTCGGGGATTGAAAACTACTCCCGTTATTTGTCGGGACGAGCGCCAGGTGAAGGCCCACCAACGCTGCTTGATTACTTACCCGCTGATGGTTTGCTGATCATCGACGAATCCCACGTGACTGTGCCGCAAATTGGCGCCATGTATAAAGGGGACCGTTCCCGTAAAACAACCTTGGTTGAGTACGGATTCCGGTTACCTTCGGCGTTAGATAATAGACCGCTTAAATTTGAAGAGTTTGAGCAGCTCATGCCGCAGACCATTTACGTGTCGGCGACGCCCAATCCCTATGAACTGGATAAGAGTGGTGGCGAAATCGTTGAGCAGGTTGTGAGGCCAACGGGCTTGCTCGATCCCGTGCTTGAGGTGCGGCCTGTCAGTATTCAGGTTGATGATTTGCTCTCTGAAGTGGCAAAACGCGTTGCTGTTAACGAAAGGGTACTGGTTACCACATTAACTAAGCGCATGTCTGAGGATTTAACTGAATACTTAGATGAGCACGGTGTGAAGGTGCGTTATCTGCACTCGGATATTGACACGGTTGAGCGGGTGGAGATCATTCGCGATCTGCGCCTCGGTAAGTTTGATGTCTTAGTAGGTATCAACTTATTACGTGAAGGCTTAGACATGCCCGAGGTTTCTTTGGTGTGTATTCTCGATGCAGATAAGGAAGGCTTTTTGCGCTCAGAGCGCTCACTGATCCAGACCATTGGCCGCGCTGCCCGTAACGTGAATGGTAAAGTTATCCTTTATGCCGACCGCATCACTCAATCCATGGCTAAGGCCATGGGAGAGACCGAACGTCGCCGTGAGAAACAACACGCATATAACCTCGCCAACGGCATTGTGCCTAAGGGCGTGGTTAAGCGGATCACCGACGTGATGGATGTGGATGATGGTAGAGAATCGCAGTCCTCATACAGTCAGGTTGCCGATAATAAACCTAGGCGTTATCAAGCCGATGCCGCGCAGCTTAGTCATGATATCGATAAACTTGAGAAACAAATGCATGAACATGCCCGCAATCTTGAGTTCGAACAGGCCGCCGCATTGCGTGATGAGGTAAAACGGCTACGAGAGTTGTTAATTAAAGCCTAA
- a CDS encoding DUF406 family protein, whose translation MNGVIKEQSLLVNDTCTDCGSFVDIGAVIDEQDTMLELQFYGESAATDANRIVELATTRFPNTQSQTETVNQNVQVKLTFEVSVEKMIFQLENGL comes from the coding sequence ATGAATGGGGTTATTAAAGAACAGTCACTGTTGGTCAACGATACCTGTACCGATTGTGGAAGTTTCGTCGATATTGGTGCGGTTATCGATGAGCAGGATACCATGCTCGAATTACAGTTTTACGGTGAGTCTGCTGCAACAGATGCCAATCGGATAGTTGAACTGGCTACGACTCGGTTTCCCAATACCCAGTCGCAAACTGAAACGGTAAACCAAAATGTGCAGGTTAAACTGACCTTTGAGGTTAGTGTTGAGAAAATGATTTTTCAGCTCGAGAATGGACTGTAA
- the smrA gene encoding DNA endonuclease SmrA has product MLDDESALFFEEMAGVVPLKGEVKAVNLQPKALTAEQVQRRIALMRESYLAQMPLDLSLIPVLKPDDIASFKREGVQGAVFKRLRLGEYKLNMELDVHAYRLSQARDALLNFLLAAQEHGERCVLLIHGKGHQSKPFTGVMKSAVCHWLSQLDMVLAYHSAKTEQGGTGALYLMLTKSEQLKIENKEANRKGMGLR; this is encoded by the coding sequence ATGCTGGATGATGAATCAGCACTGTTTTTTGAAGAAATGGCGGGGGTTGTGCCACTAAAAGGCGAAGTGAAAGCGGTTAACCTACAGCCCAAAGCATTAACGGCGGAACAAGTTCAACGCCGTATCGCGTTAATGCGTGAATCCTATCTTGCCCAAATGCCATTAGATTTAAGTCTTATCCCAGTGCTAAAGCCCGATGATATTGCCAGCTTTAAGCGTGAAGGGGTCCAAGGTGCGGTGTTTAAGCGCTTAAGACTCGGCGAATACAAACTCAATATGGAACTCGATGTTCACGCATATAGGCTCAGCCAAGCCCGTGATGCATTGCTGAATTTTTTACTGGCGGCGCAAGAGCATGGGGAACGTTGTGTCTTGCTTATTCATGGTAAAGGCCATCAAAGTAAGCCCTTCACTGGGGTGATGAAGTCGGCAGTGTGTCATTGGTTATCCCAACTGGACATGGTACTGGCCTATCATTCGGCGAAAACAGAGCAGGGTGGGACTGGCGCGCTGTATCTTATGCTCACTAAATCTGAACAACTTAAAATTGAAAATAAAGAGGCAAATCGCAAAGGCATGGGCTTGCGCTGA
- a CDS encoding DUF4440 domain-containing protein, whose product MRFLLLALICLISFPSLASSKGKSTTDQLINANYPLFIKAFNELSPEVTGEIYSQDASYLSESQNKEIYYGRESIIAIYQKFFDKIRGKKARIDVDFRVLNRKINGNSAIDTGYYLVRFYPAKETGEPVSEFAGKFVIGTQKETNNRWSVSLDMNNRAEPSFYLNAKPVPNLYYGRQFEPLPNSKKTNN is encoded by the coding sequence ATGAGATTTTTGCTGCTAGCCCTGATATGCCTTATATCGTTCCCAAGCCTTGCATCATCCAAAGGGAAATCGACAACCGATCAATTAATCAATGCTAACTATCCCCTCTTTATCAAAGCATTCAATGAGCTTTCTCCTGAAGTCACAGGCGAAATCTATTCTCAAGATGCCAGCTACCTCTCTGAGAGTCAAAACAAGGAAATATACTACGGACGCGAGAGTATCATTGCTATCTACCAAAAGTTCTTTGATAAAATCCGCGGTAAAAAGGCACGTATTGATGTCGACTTTCGTGTATTGAACCGCAAGATAAATGGCAATAGCGCCATTGATACAGGTTACTATTTGGTACGGTTTTATCCTGCAAAAGAGACAGGCGAACCTGTGAGTGAATTTGCAGGCAAGTTTGTTATTGGCACTCAAAAGGAAACTAACAACCGTTGGTCTGTGAGTTTAGATATGAATAATCGTGCCGAGCCAAGTTTTTATCTCAATGCTAAGCCAGTACCTAACTTGTACTATGGCCGCCAGTTTGAACCCTTACCAAACAGTAAGAAAACTAACAATTAA
- a CDS encoding YchJ family protein, whose amino-acid sequence MIKAPFCPCGSQRQYIECCKPLHDHFDSGTHVAVTPEQLMRSRYCAFVLKKFDYIIKTHHADFIGDLTLKILEQGPHPEWLALEVLEDDCFTDNQGVQRGKVTFKAWYKLDQEVDAIFEKSDFVFENGRWYYTIGEQMQAKLPGRNDPCICGSGKKFKQCCLR is encoded by the coding sequence ATGATAAAAGCACCCTTCTGTCCTTGCGGTAGTCAGCGCCAATATATTGAGTGTTGTAAACCCTTACATGATCACTTTGATTCAGGTACCCATGTTGCAGTTACACCTGAACAGCTCATGCGTTCTCGCTATTGCGCTTTTGTCTTGAAAAAATTTGATTACATTATCAAAACTCACCATGCGGATTTTATTGGCGATCTTACGCTCAAGATACTCGAACAGGGACCACACCCCGAATGGTTAGCCCTCGAGGTGCTCGAAGACGATTGCTTTACCGATAATCAAGGGGTACAGCGCGGCAAAGTTACCTTCAAGGCTTGGTATAAGCTTGACCAAGAAGTCGATGCGATTTTTGAGAAGTCTGATTTTGTGTTTGAAAATGGCCGTTGGTACTACACCATTGGTGAACAAATGCAGGCCAAATTACCAGGACGCAACGATCCTTGTATTTGTGGCAGCGGCAAAAAATTTAAGCAATGCTGCCTCAGGTAA
- the queC gene encoding 7-cyano-7-deazaguanine synthase QueC codes for MSQSSVSKAAVTKAVVVFSGGQDSTTCLIQALTQFDEVHGITFDYGQRHREEIDVAKALAKRLKITSHKVMDVSLLNELAISALTRDAIPVSHELMENGLPNTFVPGRNILFLTLAGIYAYQLGADAVITGVCETDFSGYPDCRNDFVKAMQSALVQGMDRKLDIITPLMWLNKAQTWALADKYQQLDLVRNHTLTCYNGIVGDGCGDCPACHLRQRGLDDYLQNKAEVMASLNNAQFDNVEPKA; via the coding sequence ATGTCTCAATCGTCAGTTTCAAAAGCCGCGGTAACAAAAGCCGTCGTGGTATTCAGTGGTGGACAGGATTCAACCACCTGCCTGATTCAAGCGCTCACCCAATTCGATGAAGTCCATGGGATAACCTTTGATTATGGCCAGCGGCACCGAGAAGAAATTGACGTTGCAAAAGCCCTCGCTAAGCGCCTCAAAATCACCAGTCATAAAGTGATGGACGTGAGTTTACTCAATGAGCTGGCTATTTCTGCATTGACCCGTGATGCTATTCCAGTCTCCCACGAGCTAATGGAGAACGGTCTGCCCAATACCTTCGTTCCTGGACGTAACATTCTATTTTTAACCTTGGCTGGTATTTATGCCTATCAATTAGGTGCAGATGCGGTGATTACAGGCGTATGTGAAACCGACTTTTCGGGTTATCCTGATTGCCGCAATGATTTTGTCAAAGCGATGCAATCTGCGTTAGTGCAAGGCATGGACAGAAAGCTTGACATTATCACCCCGCTGATGTGGCTAAACAAAGCCCAAACCTGGGCGCTGGCGGATAAATATCAACAGCTCGATTTAGTCCGTAATCACACCCTCACCTGTTATAACGGGATTGTTGGCGATGGCTGTGGCGACTGCCCAGCCTGTCATCTACGTCAACGAGGACTCGATGATTATCTGCAAAATAAAGCCGAGGTTATGGCCTCATTAAATAACGCCCAATTCGATAACGTTGAGCCAAAAGCATGA
- a CDS encoding sensor domain-containing phosphodiesterase: MKRLQYQQILALVVNSSAKQRGDVVETAELVTQLLTEQLDGVTATVWLFCHQTDSQTAVASCGPLQSRVLQRPASLQSLPHYLNELKTHRHIDACNSQIDPRLFELSGNYFAPSKVLSSLDVAIRINGQLEGVICIERSELTEQWGESEMYLVTEMAGQLALTLATKNHYQDEERLSLFRCATEQSRQLSMFINLQTQTVEYVNQAFEQITGRNRVDCIGVPMRELAFFSQQNALAELTLTDIERGQQVKGETQLSRADGTQYWLKYTVSQFTTNLGNQYALVTAQENSGEHHYKAHLERLAWHCSLTGLNNRSHFNLALEGCTKGLLFLIDIVGFKRFNDTYGHTNGDSLLVEIARRLKHFAQINQAWEIARLGSDEFAILLSDASAFPDLQTFTTQLYRHLAMPVLIGRERIEPKTAIAVVDLAAVANVFAPLTCADIALQYAKKKKIMAIQIFNSTLLRAFKEDAQIERDLHNAIRGRQFELYYQPLRDLEQQSFTGAEALIRWHHPQKGVLYPGAFIDIAEQSGMINAIGSWVLEAACRQLNIWQHQNANLSLHVNVSARQFFSGNLFEEVWQLLSRYQLKPKSLILEITETELMADIEQTTLLCQQLAELGVGLAIDDFGTGYSSMRYLKQFPITKLKIDRSFISDLTVSRESREIVSAIIAMANALNISLTAEGVETPEQEAFLAKSLCHQAQGYLYSPALRESDFAQFIHMAAQSATVGNRLTATVH; the protein is encoded by the coding sequence GTGAAGCGACTTCAATATCAACAGATTTTAGCGTTAGTGGTGAATTCGAGTGCCAAACAACGGGGTGATGTTGTCGAGACAGCAGAGCTTGTAACGCAGCTGCTAACAGAGCAACTCGATGGCGTAACGGCAACTGTCTGGCTATTTTGCCATCAAACCGACAGCCAAACCGCCGTTGCCAGCTGTGGTCCGCTACAATCTCGGGTATTACAACGGCCCGCTTCATTGCAATCGTTACCTCATTATCTTAATGAACTTAAAACCCACCGCCATATTGATGCCTGTAATAGTCAAATTGATCCGCGGTTATTCGAGCTTAGTGGCAACTATTTCGCTCCTTCAAAAGTGCTTTCAAGCTTAGATGTGGCCATTCGCATTAATGGTCAATTAGAGGGAGTGATTTGTATTGAACGCAGTGAATTGACCGAGCAATGGGGCGAGAGTGAAATGTATCTCGTCACCGAAATGGCCGGACAATTGGCGTTAACGCTTGCGACCAAAAACCATTATCAGGATGAGGAACGATTAAGTCTGTTTCGTTGTGCCACAGAGCAGTCCCGTCAATTAAGCATGTTCATCAATTTACAGACCCAGACGGTAGAGTATGTGAATCAGGCCTTTGAACAGATCACGGGTAGAAATCGCGTTGATTGTATTGGCGTACCTATGCGTGAATTAGCCTTTTTCAGTCAGCAGAATGCATTAGCAGAATTAACCTTAACCGATATCGAGCGAGGACAACAGGTTAAGGGGGAGACGCAGTTAAGCCGTGCTGATGGAACACAATACTGGCTTAAATATACCGTAAGTCAGTTTACGACTAATTTGGGGAATCAATATGCGCTGGTCACCGCGCAGGAAAACAGTGGCGAGCACCACTATAAAGCCCACTTGGAACGTTTAGCGTGGCATTGTAGTTTGACCGGACTTAACAACCGCAGTCATTTCAATTTAGCGCTGGAAGGCTGCACTAAAGGCTTATTGTTTCTTATTGATATCGTTGGCTTTAAACGCTTTAATGATACCTATGGTCACACAAATGGTGACAGTTTACTGGTCGAAATTGCAAGGCGTCTCAAGCACTTTGCTCAAATCAATCAGGCATGGGAAATCGCTCGACTTGGCAGTGATGAGTTTGCGATATTACTGTCTGATGCAAGCGCTTTCCCCGATTTGCAAACCTTTACAACCCAGTTATATCGTCACTTGGCTATGCCAGTGTTGATTGGGCGAGAGCGCATCGAACCCAAGACCGCGATTGCCGTAGTGGATCTCGCGGCGGTGGCAAATGTATTTGCGCCGCTTACCTGTGCCGATATCGCACTGCAATACGCCAAAAAGAAAAAAATCATGGCGATACAAATCTTTAATAGCACATTGCTGCGTGCTTTTAAGGAGGATGCACAAATCGAGCGTGATTTACACAATGCGATTCGTGGCAGACAGTTCGAGCTGTATTATCAACCTCTGCGGGATCTGGAGCAGCAATCTTTTACTGGCGCAGAGGCACTTATCCGTTGGCATCATCCACAGAAAGGGGTCTTGTACCCAGGAGCCTTTATTGATATTGCCGAACAATCGGGAATGATTAATGCCATTGGCAGTTGGGTATTAGAGGCGGCGTGTCGGCAACTTAACATTTGGCAACACCAAAACGCGAACTTAAGCCTGCATGTGAATGTTTCTGCTCGGCAATTTTTCAGTGGTAATCTCTTTGAAGAGGTGTGGCAACTATTAAGCCGTTATCAGTTAAAACCTAAATCGCTTATTTTGGAGATCACCGAAACCGAATTAATGGCCGATATTGAGCAAACAACTTTACTTTGCCAGCAATTGGCAGAATTAGGGGTTGGTCTTGCGATCGATGACTTCGGTACAGGTTATAGTTCGATGCGCTACCTTAAGCAATTTCCTATTACCAAACTCAAAATTGACCGCTCATTTATTTCCGATCTGACGGTGAGTCGTGAAAGCCGCGAAATTGTTTCAGCGATTATTGCAATGGCTAATGCGTTGAATATTTCACTGACAGCGGAAGGGGTTGAAACCCCAGAGCAGGAGGCATTTTTAGCGAAAAGTCTTTGTCATCAGGCGCAGGGGTATTTATACAGCCCCGCGTTAAGGGAAAGTGATTTTGCCCAATTTATCCATATGGCGGCACAATCGGCCACAGTGGGCAATAGACTCACTGCGACAGTCCATTAA